ACCGAGCGCTTCCTCGGCAAGCGTGCCATCGGCACCACGGGCCGCGGGATCGGCCCGGCCTACATGGACAAGGTGGCCCGCCTCGGCCTGCGCGTCCAGGACGTGTTTGACGAGTCGATCCTGCGCCAGAAGGTGGAGGGATCCCTCAAGCAGAAGAACGAACTCCTCGTGAAGGTCTACAACCGGCGCGACGTCGAGGTCGAGGAGGTCGTGGAGTACTTCCTGTCCTTCGCCGAGCGGCTCAAGCCCCTCGTCATCGACTCCACGTTCGTGCTCAACGAGGCGCTCGACGCCGGCAAGGTGGTCCTCATGGAGGGCGGCCAGGCCACGTTCCTCGACGTGGACCACGGCACCTACCCGTTCGTGACGTCGTCGAACCCCACCGCCGGCGGCGCCTCCGTGGGCTCGGGCATCGGCCCCACCCGCATCTCCCGCTCGATCGGCATCATCAAGGCGTACACCACGCGCGTGGGTGCCGGGCCGTTCCCCACGGAACTGTTCGACGAGATGGGCCTGTACCTGCAGAAGACCGGCGGCGAGTTCGGCGTCAACACCGGACGTCCGCGCCGCTGCGGCTGGTACGACGCCGTGCTGGCGCGCCACGCCTCGCGCGTCAACGGCTTCACCGACTACTTCGTGACCAAGCTCGACGTCCTCACGGGCATCGAGAGCATCCCGGTGTGCGTGGCGTACGACGTCGACGGCGTGCGGCACGACGAGATGCCCATGACGCAGACCGAGTTCCACCACGCCCAGCCGATCTTCGAGTACTTCGACGGCTGGACCGAGGACATCACCGGGGCCCGGACCATCGAGGACCTGCCGGACAACGCGCAGACCTACGTGCGGGCGCTCGAGAAGCTCTCCGGCACCCGGTTTTCCGCGATCGGCGTCGGCCCGGACCGCGACCAGACGATCGTCATCAACGACCTCATCGGCGGCTGACACCACCGTCCACGCAGCACGAAGGGCGGCTCCCCGGGGAGCCGCCCTTCGTCGTCGTCGGGTGCTACAGGTTGACCGTGATCTCGGCGTCCTCGCGGAGCTGCCCGATCAGGGCCTGCGTGGCCTCCGAGGTCTTTCCGCCCCTCAGCTGCTCCTCGACCTGGGGGCGTACGTCCTCCAGCGGCGGGACCGCCGCAGCGGTGGCGCCGCCCTCCTGCTGCTGCGCGACCACGGCGTCGTAGGCCTCCTGGATCTCCTGGTCCGTGGGGGTGGTGTCGCCGGCCTCCTCGGCGATCAAGGCGTCGAGCTTCACCTGATCGGTGAGCTGGCGGTCGAACGCGGCCCCGTCGAGCCCCTGCTCGGCGGCTGCGGCGCGGAGTTCCTCCTCCGACCCGAGCTGGTTCGATTCCAGCAGGTCGTCGATCACCGCGGCCTGTGCCTCCGGGCTCGCCTCGATGCCGCGCCGGTCCGCTTCCTGCCGGAGCAGTTCGGTGCTGACGAGGTTGTCCGCGACGGTGGTCTTCAGCTGGTCCTGGTCGACCTCCTGGCCGCCGGCCTGCGCCTGGGCGGCGGCCTGGCTGAACTGGCCCCGGTAGGTGGTGGTGAACAGCTCGCGGCTGATCTCGGTGCCGTTGACGACCGCCACGACCTCCGGGATGCCCTCGAGGTCCGGTTCGGGGAGGGCTGCCTGCTCCGGCGCAGCCGATGCGGCCGCCGTGTCCGACGCCGGTGCGTCCTCGGGTGCATCGCCCAGGGCGCTGCACCCGCCGAGGAATGCTGCCGAGGTCACGAGGGCCGCTGTCAGCAACCACCCGCGCCGGATCGATCGTGAGCTGGCCATGGCTGTTCCTAACGTCGCGTGCGGGGTCGGCCGACAATGCTAGCAAC
This genomic interval from Arthrobacter agilis contains the following:
- a CDS encoding adenylosuccinate synthase encodes the protein MPAIVIVGAQWGDEGKGKATDLLGGRVDYVVKPNGGNNAGHTVVVNGEKYELKLLPAGILSPNAVPIIGNGCVINLEALFQEIDGLEARGADTSRLRVSANAHLVAPYHQVLDKVTERFLGKRAIGTTGRGIGPAYMDKVARLGLRVQDVFDESILRQKVEGSLKQKNELLVKVYNRRDVEVEEVVEYFLSFAERLKPLVIDSTFVLNEALDAGKVVLMEGGQATFLDVDHGTYPFVTSSNPTAGGASVGSGIGPTRISRSIGIIKAYTTRVGAGPFPTELFDEMGLYLQKTGGEFGVNTGRPRRCGWYDAVLARHASRVNGFTDYFVTKLDVLTGIESIPVCVAYDVDGVRHDEMPMTQTEFHHAQPIFEYFDGWTEDITGARTIEDLPDNAQTYVRALEKLSGTRFSAIGVGPDRDQTIVINDLIGG
- a CDS encoding SurA N-terminal domain-containing protein, translating into MASSRSIRRGWLLTAALVTSAAFLGGCSALGDAPEDAPASDTAAASAAPEQAALPEPDLEGIPEVVAVVNGTEISRELFTTTYRGQFSQAAAQAQAGGQEVDQDQLKTTVADNLVSTELLRQEADRRGIEASPEAQAAVIDDLLESNQLGSEEELRAAAAEQGLDGAAFDRQLTDQVKLDALIAEEAGDTTPTDQEIQEAYDAVVAQQQEGGATAAAVPPLEDVRPQVEEQLRGGKTSEATQALIGQLREDAEITVNL